TTCATCGTAAGAATTCAAGCAGAGCCTCCATGTCTGCACACTTCACCCTCAAGTCCTTCAACTCTTGCTCAATTTCTTGCAGCCGAGTCTTACCAGtctctttcagtttcttctccaaccaatcATAATTAATCCTTGCTTTTCTCACGAATCGCAGTGTAGAATATGCGTTCACCAGACTGTACACAGATTCTACCTGCAAGTAAGAAAAATGGACATTTAACATAGAAACCATATTATGAATAAAATGCATCAATACCATTTCTTACCTGTGAAGAAGGGACTTGAAACCCATTGATATCAATGCTTTTTGGTTTCTCTGGTGGTACATCTAGTGtaccaataacttcaagaaCATCTACTTCTGCGACAATTTTGACTTCTCCATTTACCAGAAGACCTTTATCGCTGCCTTTAAACTCCGCAAGGCGAAACATGTACTGAAAACCCATGATTGTGTTCTCTTGATCAAACCAGTATTCTGCTTCTGTAAACAAATTTGACATTATCATCATTTCCATTTccatagtaaatatatatactccaaCATATATAGGTTGGGAGAGTAGAAACAATCACCTCGCAGTTGGGAGAGTCCTTCAGGAATTTGATTTACCATAGTAAATGAAAATTTAGCGTGTCTACTCCATCCGGAAGGCAAAGACTCAGAATTAGGAACAAATAGATATAGAGAGAAGTAACTACACATAAAGTCACTATTATTTCCCTTGGGAAAGGCGAGTAGACGCCTACAAGCAAAAAAAccatagaaaacaaataatgtgTGTCATTTGCAGCGGACGAACACGAATATGCTGTATATGTATCACTAGCAAACAAGAAATGTTCTTACCATTTGCAGCCACCCGCCACGAATATATCAGAATAAATTTCACTACGATATGCAAAAGAGGAGAATTTCTTAATCACCCAAGTGAACTTCTTATCAGCTTGATTCCCCATTGATCTTGACGAAGATGACTCCTAAGTCCTAAACACACAGGTTTAAcaaattaatcaacaaaatcaaaataaagacTCTTCCATCAACATTATTATAGAATTAAAGATATAATTCTCAACCCGCAGAGACACTGACGATGAACTCATACGTAAGTGCAGCAACAGCTTTTAAAGGCAAGCAAGTGGGTGTAAACGAGAGGAATGCGAATCGTTTCGACTCCCTCATTAAAGCCATATAGGGTTGATAGGACATTCTTCACGAGGAAAAAATAGTTATTGCAAATTTGCAAGACGAAAATTTGACTTtcccaatatattttttaataaataataacttatTCGGGAAACTCCAGTTGAAAGTATAAAGAAGAATTTAATgcaacttcattttttttttttttttaacatttacgTTTAAAATGGAGATGACAAGAGAGACTTTTTAGTATAGAAATTGAAGTAACTTGTGCAAGCTTAGAAACTATCTATCTGCTTCCAAAAACAGatgaaactcttcttcttcctgcttGCTCTATTTCCTCTCTTGACAAAAGTGACGCCTCAGGCTAAAAATCTGTACTTTGTAGTTGCTTTTGAAGCTGTTTGATTCAATGAACCAATGGAAACAACAAAAGATTCAATGTTTATTAGACCAAGATCGTAGACACTTCAGTAGGTCATTCTGAAGCTTTTGAAGCTAGGATGAAGAATGAAACCAAGGTATATTCCAAAATGAATGTGCACGAATTTTAGGAGGAGGAAGGCCACCAAGTTCCGCTTCTGTTTATATTTCATGTTTAGCAAACGATAATTTCTATAATTGAAAATTCATTTAGCGTCATTTTTATTAGTTTGCCTACCTTTGTGTGGCAACTGTCATAGTTCAGAAATATGAAACCAAGACATTTTTGATTACTTATGCATCAAGAAACAAAGTGCAGTAGTATATAAAACATACAGCAAATCCACAACCAGAAAACAAGCCCCCTTGATTGTTCCACAAAGTTTAAAAGGACTCTGTTTCAAAACTAAGACGAAAACACAAACAACCGACCAAAACACCCATTATGTAGATCCAAAGTCTTCACTTCCTTAGTCATCAAGCAACATCATCGTAAGAACTCAAGCAGAGCATCCATGTATGCACACTTCACCTTCAACTCCTTCATCTCTTGCTCAATTTCTTGTAGACGAGTCTCACCAATCTTTTTCAGTTTCGTCTCTAACCAATCCAACTTAAACCCTGCATTTGTCACAAATCGTAGTGCAGAATATGCTTCGGCCAGATCACCAGTGGAGAGTTCCCTGGGGACTTGTACAAAATCTCAGTCAGATTTAGTACAACATTCAAGTATGTTTTCTGCAAATGTGGGTTCTTAGGAGAGAGTTTTGATGCAAAGCCTGGGATCTTTACAAAGAGACTGTTCACAGATTCTACctgcaattaaaaacaaaaatggacaGATCAAGTAAAGACTATATCAAGCAAATAAACTTTAGTGAGCAACTGTTacaatttgttttctatgtaTTTAGAAGTATGTTATCTTACTTGTGAAGCAGGAACTTGAAACCCATATCATCAATGCCTTCTGTTTCCTCTGGAACATCTACTTCACCAATAAATTCAAGAACATCTACTTCTGCAACAATCTTGACTTCTCCGTTTACCATAATCCCATTACCCTGAACCTCCAAAATTCCAATCATGGATTTAAAACCCAAGGTTGTGTTCTTTTGATCAAACCAGTNNNNNNNNNNNNNNNNNNNNNNNNNNNNNNNNNNNNNNNNNNNNNNNNNNNNNNNNNNNNNNNNNNNNNNNNNNNNNNNNNNNNNNNNNNNNNNNNNNNNNNNNNNNNNNNNNNNNNNNNNNNNNNNNNNNNNNNNNNNNNNNNNNNNNNNNNNNNNNNNNNNNNNNNNNNNNNNNNNNNNNNNNNNNNNNNNNNNNNNNNNNNNNNNNNNNNNNNNNNNNNNNNNNNNNNNNNNNNNNNNNNNNNNNNNNNNNNNNNNNNNNNNNNNNNNNNNNNNNNNNNNNNNNNNNNNNNNNNNNNNNNNNNNNNNNNNNNNNNNNNNNNNNNNNNNNNNNNNNNNNNNNNNNNNNNNNNNNNNNNNNNNNNNNNNNNNNNNNNNNNNNNNNNNNNNNNNNNNNNNNNNNNNNNNNNNNNNNNNNNNNNNNNNNNNNNNNNNNNNNNNNNNNNNNNNNNNNNNNNNNNNNNNNNNNNNNNNNNNNNNNNNNNNNNNaaaaaaaaaaaaaaaaaaaaaaaaaactcttatctcATCACCATTTACATTTCTATAGAAGGCATGACTTGAGTTATACTACAACATGATACATATATCAATTCATACAATATGACTGGGAGTAAGTAATCACCTCGCATATGGGAGAGTTCTCCAGGAATTTGATTTGCCACTTTAAAGGAAATTTTAGCGTGTCTTCTCCATCCGGAAGGTAAAGATTCAGAATCAGGAACACATAAAAACAGAGATAGATGTTTACCACAACTATACTTATGAGACCCCTTGGTATAGGCGGCATAGGCCATTAGACGCCTGCGAGCAAAAACCATAGAACGTTGTCTCATTTGCTGCGAAAACACACGAATGTCGAATACAAGTTATATATTCTTACCATTTGCAGTGACCAGCCACGAATATATCAGAATAAATTTCACTATCTTCAACCAAAGAGTCGAAATTCTTATTCACCCAAGTGAACTTCTTATCAGTTTCATTCCCCAttgatcttgatgaagatgattaCTACTAAAGACACAAGTTTAACGATAAGTTTGAACCCTCGGAGACCAGTACGATGAACTCACACAAGTGCAGCAACAGCTTTTTAAAGACTAAAAAGTGTATAGCTTTTTTAGGAATGCGAATCGTTTCGACTCCTCATAAAGTTAAACCTCATAGAGTTAAACCTCATAGAGTTAAAGAGAGATGATATTTTGCCTACCAATGTAAAGAGAATAATGATTTCGCATGCCTGGCAACTATACGGGAAAATGCAAGTTGACAGTACAAAGAAGAATTTAATGcaacttccttctttttaaaaattaacgtTAAAAAAGAGTATATGGAGATGGCATGAGACAAGAGAGACTTGAGTATAGAATTTGAAGAAACTTGTGAGAACTGAAAAGCTATCTGCTGCCAAATACAGGTGACACTCTTCTTCTCCCTGCTTCCTCTATATTCTCTCGTGACAAAAGTGACGCCTCAGGCTCAAAATCCGCACTTTCTAGTTGCTTTTGAAGCTGTTTGATTCAAGAACCAACCAatgttaacaacaaaagattTAATGAACCAATGTACTAAAATATTAGACATTTCAGTAGGTCAATCTAGGactgtttgctctgttttctacAATTTACTACTTTCATATGAATCAGTCCGCACTAGACTCAGACAATTTCCCAACCACCAAAAGCTATAATTGTTCGTTCGTTTCGTGTTAATGGAAATGATCTATATGATTTTGAAAAGGGGGGAAAAAACAGTACTTTTTTTACCTTTTGAAGGATAGCAGATTGGTCATCTAGAGGAAATTTACGTATATACTTAAGCATCTCTAGTTGCTGCAAATaagaagattaaaatatttagtcatTGAACTTCAATTAATGGATCCATTTCTTGTAATAACCAAAGCTGACATCACCTGTTCTTGTAACAGTTGTTGTGCTATCATTTTCTGTTCAAATCCATCTGGTCCGAGCTCAGCTTCTTCACATGCCATCTCCTCCCTATTAAAAACTGTGAAATTAGCCACTCATACACATATAGTAAACCCTCATAAATACTAAATCTCGTAAGATGGTAACAATCTGGTAGAGGAGAGAGCGAGCATACCTAGCGAGGAACTTGTAGAAACCAATCAtcaactttttatcattttcatatgcAGAGTTCAGCTTTCCCAAGCACCCAATACCAAATCCCGGGTCTGTTTTTAACAGTAAAACCACTCATTTAGACACATCTAATGGTGTGCAAAACAAAGTCCCAACAACgtctaaagaaagaaaaactttaCCAATTCCCATCTCCAAGAATATCTCCTCTTGAATTGCAGTTGTTACCGCTACAGCTTCCTGCATTGTatcaaaatgatatatgtaAACTTCTATCAGTACATTCTATCAGCAGCACACCACTAAGGTACACCAAGAACCATACTATTAGTTTGATtccagatgaaaaaaaaaaaaatcacttcaAAACTTCAAGCCTTCAACGATCAATAGATGAAACTACCCACTTCAATGATCATCATTTTCTAACAAATTCATATGTATTTAAGATTGGAGGACTTGGAATTCTCAGAATTTAACATGAGCTATAGAGATAGTAAaccaaaactataatttaaaGATATGATAAGTTCCCCGAATTATATAATCTCATCCAATTTGAAAATGACAGTACTCTACTCTACCTACACCACTCCTTAAACTACAGAGCAAAGTATCagtcaaaatataaattacacaatcaaacaattacAAAGCAAGCGTTACTCACCTGTTTATCCTCCACAGCATCGGAGATTCGTTTCTTCACATCTTATaacaataaagcaaaaaaaaaaaaaaaaaaaaNNNNNNNNNNNNNNNNNNNNNNNNNNNNNNNNNNNNNNNNNNNNNNNNNNNNNNNNNNNNNNNNNNNNNNNNNNNNNNNNNNNNNNNNNNNNNNNNNNNNNNNNNNNNNNNNNNNNNNNNNNNNNNNNNNNNNNNNNNNNNNNNNNNNNNNNNNNNNNNNNNNNNNNNNNNNNNNNNNNNNNNNNNNNNNNNNNNNNNNNNNNNNNNNNNNNNNNNNNNNNNNNNNNNNNNNNNNNNNNNNNNNNNNNNNNNNNNNNNNNNNNNNNNNNNNNNNNNNNNNNNNNNNNNNNNNNNNNNNNNNNNNNNNNNNNNNNNNNNNNNNNNNNNNNNNNNNNNNNNNNNNNNNNNNNNNNNNNNNNNNNNNNNNNNNNNNNNNNNNNNNNNNNNNNNNNNNNNNNNNNNNNNNNNNNNNNNNNNNNNNNNNNNNNNNNNNNNNNNNNNNNNNNNNNNNNNNNNNNNNNNNNNNNNNNNNNNNNNNNNNNNNNNNNNNNNNNNNNNNNNNNNNNNNNNNNNNNNNNNNNNNNNNNNNNNNNNNNNNNNNNNNNNNNNNNNNNNNNNNNNNNNNNNNNNNNNNNNNNNNNNNNNNNNNNNNNNNNNNNNNNNNNNNNNNNNNNNNNNNNNNNNNNNNNNNNNNNNNNNNNNNNNNNNNNNNNNNNNNNNNNNNNNNNNNNNNNNNNNNNNNNNNNNNNNNNNNNNNNNNNNNNNNNNNNNNNNNNNNNNNNNNNNNNNNNNNNNNNNNNNNNNNNNNNNNNNNNNNNNNNNNNNNNNNNNNNNNNNNNNNNNNNNNNNNNNNNNNNNNNNNNNNNNNNNNNNNNNNNNNNNNNNNNNNNNNNNNNNNNNNNNNNNNNNNNNNNNNNNNNNNNNNNNNNNNNNNNNNNNNNNNNNNNNNNNNNNNNNNNNNNNNNNNNNNNNNNNNNNNNNNNNNNNNNNNNNNNNNNNNNNNNNNNNNNNNNNNNNNNNNNNNNNNNNNNNNNNNNNNNNNNNNNNNNNNNNNNNNNNNNNNNNNNNNNNNNNNNNNNNNNNNNNNNNNNNNNNNNNNNNNNNNNNNNNNNNNNNNNNNNNNNNNNNNNNNNNNNNNNNNNNNNNNNNNNNNNNNNNNNNNNNNNNNNNNNNNNNNNNNNNNNNNNNNNNNNNNNNNNNNNNNNNNNNNNNNNNNNNNNNNNNNNNNNNNNNNNNNNNNNNNNNNNNNNNNNNNNNNNNNNNNNNNNNNNNNNNNNNNNNNNNNNNNNNNNNNNNNNNNNNNNNNNNNNNNNNNNNNNNNNNNNNNNNNNNNNNNNNNNNNNNNNNNNNNNNNNNNNNNNNNNNNNNNNNNNNNNNNNNNNNNNNNNNNNNNNNNNNNNNNNNNNNNNNNNNNNNNNNNNNNNNNNNNNNNNNNNNNNNNNNNNNNNNNNNNNNNNNNNNNNNNNNNNNNNNNNNNNNNNNNNNNNNNNNNNNNNNNNNNNNNNNNNNNNNNNNNNNNNNNNNNNNNNNNNNNNNNNNNNNNNNNNNNNNNNNNNNNNNNNNNNNNNNNNNNNNNNNNNNNNNNNNNNNNNNNNNNNNNNNNNNNNNNNNNNNNNNNNNNNNNNNNNNNNNNNNNNNNNNNNNNNNNNNNNNNNNNNNNNNNNNNNNNNNNNNNNNNNNNNNNNNNNNNNNNNNNNNNNNNNNNNNNNNNNNNNNNNNNNNNNNNNNNNNNNNNNNNNNNNNNNNNNNNNNNNNNNNNNNNNNNNNNNNNNNNNNNNNNNNNNNNNNNNNNNNNNNNNNNNNNNNNNNNNNNNNNNNNNNNNNNNNNNNNNNNNNNNNNNNNNNNNNNNNNNNNNNNNNNNNNNNNNNNNNNNNNNNNNNNNNNNNNNNNNNNNNNNNNNNNNNNNNNNNNNNNNNNNNNNNNNNNNNNNNNNNNNNNNNNNNNNNNNNNNNNNNNNNNNNNNNNNNNNNNNNNNNNNNNNNNNNNNNNNNNNNNNNNNNNNNNNNNNNNNNNNNNNNNNNNNNNNNNNNNNNNNNNNNNNNNNNNNNNNNNNNNNNNNNNNNNNNNNNNNNNNNNNNNNNNNNNNNNNNNNNNNNNNNNNNNNNNNNNNNNNNNNNNNNNNNNNNNNNNNNNN
The sequence above is drawn from the Camelina sativa cultivar DH55 chromosome 4, Cs, whole genome shotgun sequence genome and encodes:
- the LOC104783587 gene encoding MATH domain and coiled-coil domain-containing protein At3g27040-like, encoding MGNQADKKFTWVIKKFSSFAYRSEIYSDIFVAGGCKWRLLAFPKGNNSDFMCSYFSLYLFVPNSESLPSGWSRHAKFSFTMVNQIPEGLSQLREAEYWFDQENTIMGFQYMFRLAEFKGSDKGLLVNGEVKIVAEVDVLEVIGTLDVPPEKPKSIDINGFQVPSSQVESVYSLVNAYSTLRFVRKARINYDWLEKKLKETGKTRLQEIEQELKDLRVKCADMEALLEFLR
- the LOC104783589 gene encoding uncharacterized protein LOC104783589 → MGIDPGFGIGCLGKLNSAYENDKKLMIGFYKFLAREEMACEEAELGPDGFEQKMIAQQLLQEQQLEMLKYIRKFPLDDQSAILQKLQKQLESADFEPEASLLSRENIEEAGRRRVSPVFGSR